In the Hordeum vulgare subsp. vulgare chromosome 7H, MorexV3_pseudomolecules_assembly, whole genome shotgun sequence genome, one interval contains:
- the LOC123412683 gene encoding peptidyl-prolyl cis-trans isomerase FKBP20-2, chloroplastic, which produces MELVSSSRSVLSSCNRLVAPSTSRTASAAARRHGKSLVCVLGGDTNGEFKIGKRAALALFFATPTLSLAFSAHSKTKTINPYDERRLLQQNKKIQEANRAPDDFPNFIREGFQVKVVTPDNYITRDSGLIYEDVKVGTGDCPKDGQQVIFHYVGYNESGRRIDSTYIQGSPAKIRLGNKSLVPGFEEGIRDMKPGGKRRLIIPPELGPPVGPSTFFSAKQFEVFDVELLSVQDCQRRTIAFYSDVVCT; this is translated from the exons atggagctgGTGTCCTCCTCCCGCTCCGTCCTATCCTCTTGCAACC GACTGGTTGCTCCCTCCACATCCAGGACGGCATCAGCAGCTGCTAGGCGCCACGGGAAGAGTCTAGTATG TGTCTTGGGTGGAGACACGAATGGTGAGTTCAAGATCGGGAAGCGGGCAGCTCTTGCTCTGTTCTTTGCTACACCCACGCTCTCACTCGCCTTCTCGGCCCACTCCAAGACCAAAACCATAAATCCTTATGACGAAAGACGCTTGCTTCAGCAGAACAAGAAGATTCAGGAAGCCAACCGTGCACCTGATGATTTCCCAAACTTCATCAGAGAAG GTTTTCAGGTCAAAGTAGTGACACCCGACAACTACATAACACGGGATTCCGGATTAATATATGAGGATGTCAAAGTTGGTACAGGCGATTGCCCGAAGGATGGTCAGCAG GTTATATTTCACTATGTGGGCTACAACGAATCAGGACGAAGGATAGATAGCACCTACATCCAGGGTTCGCCTGCCAAAATTCGGCTAGGCAACAAATCATTAGTTCCAG GTTTTGAAGAGGGGATTCGGGACATGAAACCAGGGGGGAAGAGAAGACTAATTATACCTCCTGAGCTTGGTCCTCCT GTTGGGCCATCGACGTTCTTCAGCGCGAAACAGTTTGAAGTATTCGACGTCGAGCTACTCTCAGTGCAGGACTGCCAGCGGAGGACAATAGCTTTTTACTCTGATGTTGTTTGCACTTGA
- the LOC123412682 gene encoding uncharacterized protein LOC123412682: protein MAEPNALAAAFEKLAKILAESNSNSGVIVPRQEVAQKLEMSPLDMKLEGATNYLSWSRRALLAVEQKELDGHLLVAVDEPGDKTTAEGKQWKVINSVLVGWWLLNSVVPSIGRSVEGLSTSAEIWKTLSTQYSGKGNFMLIAQIEGKISRPRQGDDMSVMAYVAELQALWAEQDKCDPLELYDAACIESGRKWIARRRVLKLLEGLRGCFHGKGASLLHQPLLPTIEDTIAAMSQEEVRLSLEHANVKFVPASTFAVTERMEWGDPNTCHICGEVGHWKSECPTRGRGRGYNRGGTGRGRYARGRGGYPWNSGGQLSRGRGGYSGNSGGRAHMVVEEDTGTSQGKGVDEAAYGDFARLASTDEGATDEPDGWDWHQA, encoded by the exons ATGGCTGAACCAAATGCTCTCGCTGCTGCTTTCGAGAAGCTCGCTAAGATCCTCGCGGAGTCCAACTCCAACTCTGGGGTCATCGTTCCTCGACAGGAAGTGGCTCAGAAGCTCGAAATGTCACCCCTGGACATGAAGCTAGAGGGGGCCACAAATTACTTGAGCTGGTCCAGAAGGGCATTGCTGGCTGTGGAACAGAAGGAACTTGATGGGCACTTATTGGTTGCGGTTGATGAACCCGGAGACAAGACTACCGCGGAGGGAAAGCAGTGGAAGGTCATAAACTCTGTGCTTGTTGGCTGGTGGTTGTTGAACTCAGTGGTGCCCTCCATTGGTCGCTCTGTGGAGGGACTATCCACGTCCGCCGAGATATGGAAGACTCTATCCACCCAATACTCAGGCAAGGGTAATTTCATGCTAATTGCTCAGATTGAGGGGAAGATCAGTCGGCCGCGCCAAGGCGATGACATGTCAGTGATGGCATATGTAGCAGAGCTGCAGGCTTTGTGGGCAGAGCAGGATAAGTGTGATCCTCTGGAACTCTATGATGCGGCGTGCATCGAGTCAGGGCGCAAGTGGATTGCACGCAGGCGTGTGCTGAAACTGTTGGAAGGCCTCAGAGGTTGCTTTCATGGCAAGGGGGCTTCCCTGTTGCACCAACCTCTCCTGCCAACTATTGAGGACACTATTGCAGCAATGTCTCAAGAGGAGGTGAGGCTATCTCTTGAGCATGCAAACGTGAAGTTTGTGCCGGCTTCGACATTTGCAGTCACTGAGCGCATGGAGTGGGGAGATCCCAACACATGTCATATTTGTGGGGAGGTAGGTCATTGGAAGAGTGAATGTCCAACTCGTGGTAGAGGCAGGGGATACAACAGAGGGGGCACTGGCAGAGGCAGGTATGCTCGAGGCAGAGGTGGATACCCATGGAACTCAGGGGGTCAACTTTCTAGGGGCAGAGGTGGCTACTCAGGAAACTCAGGGGGCAGGGCGCATATGGTAGTTGAAGAGGACACTGGGACGTCACAGGGCAAGGGAGTTGATGAGGCTGCCTATGGAGACTTTGCTCGCTTGGCCTCCACTGATGAAG GAGCGACAGACGAGCCAGACGGTTGGGACTGGCACCAGGCGTAG